A genome region from Gadus macrocephalus chromosome 15, ASM3116895v1 includes the following:
- the sptlc3 gene encoding serine palmitoyltransferase 3 isoform X2, with product MVRTSTMVLNGNLTVQMNQTILQNGKQRKNGLVNGEKRTNFPAAKGVSCRQYSPESFEQAPMYVAVLTYLGFGIVTLFGYFRDFLRAVGLEKCHLAQEREEQKEFVPMYQDFENFYTRNLYMRVRDNWNRPICSLPGPAFDLMERVSDDYNWTFRLTGKTIENVINMGSYNYLGFAENNEDFLKTVADKTLQYGVGVCSSRQEVGNLSSHEELERLVADFLGVESAMTFGMGFATNSMNIPALVSKGCLILSDELNHTSLILGARLSGATIRVFKHNNMHSLEKMLRDAVCSGQPRTHRPWRKILIMVEGIYSMEGSVARLPEIVALKKKYKAYLYLDEAHSIGAVGPTGRGVTELFRLNPADVDVMMGTFTKSFGAAGGYIAGNKELVNYLRSHSHSAVYATAMCPPVVEQIVRAMKCIMGVDGNTVGIQRIRQLAENTRYFRSRLKEMGFIIYGNDSSPVVPILLYMPGKVV from the exons ATGGTCAGAACTTCCACCATGGTGCTGAACGGAAACCTCACGGTGCAGATGAACCAGACTATTCTGCAGAacggaaagcagaggaaaaacgGGCTTGTCAACGGCGAAAAACGG acAAACTTCCCCGCGGCAAAGGGGGTGTCGTGCCGGCAGTACAGCCCCGAGTCCTTCGAGCAGGCCCCCATGTACGTGGCCGTCCTGACGTACCTGGGCTTTGGCATCGTCACTCTGTTCGGCTACTTCAGAGACTTCCTCCGAGCCGTGGGCTTAGAGAAGTGCCATCTCGcccaggagagggaggaacagAAG GAGTTTGTGCCGATGTATCAGGACTTTGAGAACTTCTACACGCGGAACCTGTACATGAGGGTCAGAGACAACTGGAACCGGCCCATATGCAGTCTGCCAGGGCCTGCCTTCGATCTGATGGAGAGGGTGTCTGACGATTACAACTGGACTTTCAG GCTTACAGGGAAGACGATAGAGAACGTGATCAACATGGGCTCCTACAATTACCTCGGCTTCGCGGAGAACAACGAGGACTTCCTCAAGACGGTGGCGGACAAGACTCTCCAGTATGGGGTGGGCGTCTGCAGCTCGCGGCAGGAAGTGG ggAACCTCAGCAGCCACGAAGAGCtggagcgcctggtggccgacTTCCTGGGCGTTGAGTCTGCCATGACCTTCGGCATGGGCTTCGCCACCAACTCCATGAACATCCCGGCGCTCGTTAGCAAG GGCTGTTTGATACTCAGCGACGAGCTGAACCACACCTCCCTCATCCTGGGGGCCCGTCTGTCGGGAGCCACCATCCGGGTGTTCAAGCACAACA acatgCACAGTCTAGAGAAGATGCTGAGGGATGCGGTGTGCTCGGGACAGCCTCGGACccatcggccctggaggaagATCCTCATCATGGTGGAGGGCATCTACAG tATGGAGGGCTCGGTGGCGCGGCTCCCAGAGATCGTGGCCCTGAAGAAGAAGTACAAGGCGTACCTGTACCTGGACGAGGCCCACAGCATCGGGGCGGTGGGGCCCACGGGGCGCGGCGTGACGGAGCTGTTCCGGCTCAACCCCGCCGACGTGGACGTCATGATGGGCACCTTCACCAAGAGCTTCGGGGCGGCCGGGGGCTACATCGCCGGGAACAAG gaGCTGGTGAACTACCTTCGGAGCCACTCCCACAGCGCTGTCTACGCCACGGCCATGTGCCCCCCCGTGGTGGAGCAGATCGTCCGGGCCATgaagtgcatcatgggagtagACGGGAACACAGTGG GCATACAGCGGATCCGGCAGCTGGCGGAGAACACGCGCTACTTCAGGTCTCGGCTGAAGGAGATGGGCTTCATCATCTACGGGAACGACAGCTCGCCCGTGGTCCCCATCCTGCTCTACATGCCCGGCAAAGTAGTGTGA
- the sptlc3 gene encoding serine palmitoyltransferase 3 isoform X1 yields MVRTSTMVLNGNLTVQMNQTILQNGKQRKNGLVNGEKRTNFPAAKGVSCRQYSPESFEQAPMYVAVLTYLGFGIVTLFGYFRDFLRAVGLEKCHLAQEREEQKEFVPMYQDFENFYTRNLYMRVRDNWNRPICSLPGPAFDLMERVSDDYNWTFRLTGKTIENVINMGSYNYLGFAENNEDFLKTVADKTLQYGVGVCSSRQEVGNLSSHEELERLVADFLGVESAMTFGMGFATNSMNIPALVSKGCLILSDELNHTSLILGARLSGATIRVFKHNNMHSLEKMLRDAVCSGQPRTHRPWRKILIMVEGIYSMEGSVARLPEIVALKKKYKAYLYLDEAHSIGAVGPTGRGVTELFRLNPADVDVMMGTFTKSFGAAGGYIAGNKELVNYLRSHSHSAVYATAMCPPVVEQIVRAMKCIMGVDGNTVGIQRIRQLAENTRYFRSRLKEMGFIIYGNDSSPVVPILLYMPGKVVAFSRAMLARKIGVVVVGFPATPITEARARFCLSAAHTKAMLDEVLHHLNEVGDDLCLKFSRRKISPRPVLFNETDFELDS; encoded by the exons ATGGTCAGAACTTCCACCATGGTGCTGAACGGAAACCTCACGGTGCAGATGAACCAGACTATTCTGCAGAacggaaagcagaggaaaaacgGGCTTGTCAACGGCGAAAAACGG acAAACTTCCCCGCGGCAAAGGGGGTGTCGTGCCGGCAGTACAGCCCCGAGTCCTTCGAGCAGGCCCCCATGTACGTGGCCGTCCTGACGTACCTGGGCTTTGGCATCGTCACTCTGTTCGGCTACTTCAGAGACTTCCTCCGAGCCGTGGGCTTAGAGAAGTGCCATCTCGcccaggagagggaggaacagAAG GAGTTTGTGCCGATGTATCAGGACTTTGAGAACTTCTACACGCGGAACCTGTACATGAGGGTCAGAGACAACTGGAACCGGCCCATATGCAGTCTGCCAGGGCCTGCCTTCGATCTGATGGAGAGGGTGTCTGACGATTACAACTGGACTTTCAG GCTTACAGGGAAGACGATAGAGAACGTGATCAACATGGGCTCCTACAATTACCTCGGCTTCGCGGAGAACAACGAGGACTTCCTCAAGACGGTGGCGGACAAGACTCTCCAGTATGGGGTGGGCGTCTGCAGCTCGCGGCAGGAAGTGG ggAACCTCAGCAGCCACGAAGAGCtggagcgcctggtggccgacTTCCTGGGCGTTGAGTCTGCCATGACCTTCGGCATGGGCTTCGCCACCAACTCCATGAACATCCCGGCGCTCGTTAGCAAG GGCTGTTTGATACTCAGCGACGAGCTGAACCACACCTCCCTCATCCTGGGGGCCCGTCTGTCGGGAGCCACCATCCGGGTGTTCAAGCACAACA acatgCACAGTCTAGAGAAGATGCTGAGGGATGCGGTGTGCTCGGGACAGCCTCGGACccatcggccctggaggaagATCCTCATCATGGTGGAGGGCATCTACAG tATGGAGGGCTCGGTGGCGCGGCTCCCAGAGATCGTGGCCCTGAAGAAGAAGTACAAGGCGTACCTGTACCTGGACGAGGCCCACAGCATCGGGGCGGTGGGGCCCACGGGGCGCGGCGTGACGGAGCTGTTCCGGCTCAACCCCGCCGACGTGGACGTCATGATGGGCACCTTCACCAAGAGCTTCGGGGCGGCCGGGGGCTACATCGCCGGGAACAAG gaGCTGGTGAACTACCTTCGGAGCCACTCCCACAGCGCTGTCTACGCCACGGCCATGTGCCCCCCCGTGGTGGAGCAGATCGTCCGGGCCATgaagtgcatcatgggagtagACGGGAACACAGTGG GCATACAGCGGATCCGGCAGCTGGCGGAGAACACGCGCTACTTCAGGTCTCGGCTGAAGGAGATGGGCTTCATCATCTACGGGAACGACAGCTCGCCCGTGGTCCCCATCCTGCTCTACATGCCCGGCAAAGTAGT GGCGTTCTCCAGGGCCATGTTGGCGAGGAAGAtcggcgtggtggtggtgggcttcCCGGCCACGCCGATCACCGAGGCCCGGGCGCGCTTCTGTTTGTCCGCGGCACACACAAAGGCCATGCTGGATGAG GTCCTGCACCACCTGAACGAGGTCGGCGATGACCTGTGTTTGAAGTTCTCCCGGCGGAAGATCTCCCCGCGGCCCGTGCTCTTCAACGAGACAGACTTTGAGCTGGACAGTTGA